The sequence GCCTGCACCGGCGTCATGCCGAAGCGGGCCTTGAAGGCGCGGCTGAAGTAGCTTTGGGACGCGAATCCGGTCTGGCCAGCTATGGCCCCGACCGGCGTCGTACTCCTGCGCGGATCGGCCAGGATGCTGCGGGCGAGCTCCAGCCGCCTGGCGAGAATGTAATGGCTGGGCGGCTCCCCGTTTTCCGCGGCAAAGATGCGGGCAAGGTGGCGTTCACTGACGCCCACCGCGGCTGCCACCACCGCCGGGCTGAGGGCCGGATTGCCTAGGCGGTCCTCGATGCAGGCTTTCGCGGCGGCCAGATATCCATCGCCGGTGCCGCTGCGGCAGCCGGCGGTCAACAGGCCTAGGAGCTCGAGCGCGCGATGCTCGGCCGACCGCGGGTTGGCGGCCGGGTCCCGCAGGGTGCCGCTGACGAGCTTCGCCAGGGCGCGCATGTGCAGGTCCGCGGCACCCTGACGGTTGAAGTCGAACACCTTCGGCCGGACCAGGTCCCGGCCGCCGGAGAGTTCGCGGTACTCCTCGCGCGGAATGGTCAGCACCATTTCGCGCACGCCGCTGCTGAAGCCGCGCATGAACGGCCGGTCCACGTCGCACATCACGGCCTGGCCCGGCCGGAGCGCCTCGAGGCCGCCCTGGTAGTAGAAGAAGGCCTCGCCCTCCAGCGCGAAGAACACGGCGACGACATCCATAGGGTTCTGCCGGATGTACTTTTCGTTGCGCTCGATAACCTGCGGACTGCCCTTGACGTGCGCGAACTGCAGCGACGGAAGATGCAGGTTCACCTCCGCCGCGCTCAGCGGGGCCTCGTCCATGGTGCGGATGTCCAGCGAGATGAGCGCCTTGGCATTGTGGTGTGCCCACAGCTCCATGCGGTTGGCAGCAGGGATGCCGGTGGTGCTGAACTTCAGGGACCTGGCCGTCATGCTCATGAACCCAGAAGTGTAGCGTGCATCACATAGGCGGCCCAGCCTCGCCTTCCACTGGATGGGACCGACAGCAGTCTCCGGCCTTCGCCGGGCAGCACCGCCCTATTCAGCCGACGGAGTTCCGTGGCAGAGTGGCGGCATGAATGACCTCCCGCGGACTACGGATGCCGAGCACCCCGTGCAGGTCCTCACCGAGGCCGAATGCCGGGAACTGCTGGCCGGTGCCCAGCTGGGGCGACTGGCACTCAGCCGCCGCAACGAGCCCGACATTTTCCCGGTCAACTTCTGGGCCCACGGGACAACCTTCTTGGTGCACGGCCCGCAGAACGTGCTCGTCGCCGTCGGGCGTTCCAGTCAGCACGTCGCGCTGGAGGCGGACGGCCGGGAGGCCGGCACCGTCTGGAGCGTGATGGCCAAGGGCACCGTCAGGGAGCTCGATCGGCCCGAGGAACTGGAGGCCGTCCGGCAGCGCCGGTTGCGGGCCTGGATCCTCGCTCCGGACAGCGCCTTCCTGGAACTCAGCCCGGATAAGATCACCGGCCGCCGCATCGCCGTCGGACCCGAAGAACGCTACTGACCGAGAACCCCAGCAAGGAGCCGGCATGTCCGAGCAGCATCCAACGAGCCCGCACCGCCGGCCGTTCATGGCCGGCATCACGGAGCCGAAACTCCCCGACTCCACACCGGTCGCGCCGGTACCGCCGCTCCCCGGGCCGGAGAATCCCGTGCTCGAGCTGGACCCGGAGGAGTGCTGGGACCTGCTGATCGGCACGATGCTCGGACGGCTCGCGGTGAGCGTCAGGGACCGCCCGGAGCTGTATCCGGTCAACTTCCTGGCGCACGACCGGCGCATCCTCATCCGCACGGGGCAGGGCACGAAGCTCGCCGCGGCCACGGTGAACAGCACCGTGGCACTCGAGGCGGACGGCAGGTCGCTGCATTCGTTCTGGTCCGTCGTCGCGAAGGGCACCGCACGGATCCTGCAGACGCAGGCGGAACTGGCGAGGGCGGAGGCCATGCCGCTGCATCCGTGGACGTCGACGATGAAGACGACCTACGTGGAGATCGTGCCCACCGGAATCAGCGGCCGGCGGATCGCGCTGGCCGAGGGTTTCCGGCTGGAAAGGTAAGGCGCCAAGCGCAAGCTGCGGAAGGCCGCCGTCGTTCGCAGAATACCGGCCGGTAGTATGGCCCCGCTCACAATCATTACTGCACTGTGTCCTGCCCATCGGCGTCCGGCCGGCTAATTGCTGTACCTTTTGCTCAACCGGGGCGAGCGCAAATCATGCATCCGCACATTGACGCGTCCCGCAAAAGTACTTTGGTTCAACGGGGAAAGAAGGACAGCAGAATGACGCAGACCGCAGCGGAGCAGGCCGAGGCCTTGCCGGCGTCCGGCACATCGATGAAGTCGGCCGGACATGTCATTGTCGACACGCTCCTGGCGCACGGCGTCAAGCGGACCTACGTCGTCCCGGGCGAAAGCTTCCTGGACGTGCTGGACGGCCTGCACGAGTCCCCGATCGAGACGATCGTCTGCCGGCACGAAGGCGGCGCCGCCTACATGGCCGAGGCCGACGGCAAGATGAACCAGCTGCCCGGCATCGCCATGGTCACCCGCGGCCCGGGTGCGGCCAACGCCCATGTCGGCCTGCACACCGCCTGGCAGGACTCGACCCCGATGGTGCTCTTCGTGGGCCTGATCCCGTTCGAGCACCGCGACCGCGAGGCCTTCCAGGAGTTCGACATCAAGGGCTGGTTCGACACCGGCGCCAAGCGCGTGATGGTCCTCGACCACCCGGAGCGCGCCTCCGAGATCGTCGCCGAGGCGATGTTCGCCGCGATGAGCGGCCGCCCCGGGCCCGTTGTCGTCGGCCTGCCCGAGGACATCATCCGCGAACAGGTCGACGCCACCCTGCACCCGGCGATCCCCGTCGCCCCGGGCGGCATGAGCGTCACCGACTGGAAGGCGCTGAAGGCGGCGCTGGAAGAGTCCAAGAAGCCGCTCTTCGTCACCGGCGGCAACGACTGGACCCAGGAGGGCGCCACCCTGCTGACCCAGTGGCTCGAGGAGCACAACATCCCCGCCGCCGCCGAATGGCGCTGCGAGGGCAACATCCCGTTCAGCTCCCCGTCCTACGTCGGCCCGATCGGCTATGGCCGGCCCAAGCCCACCTACGACCTGCTCGAAGAGACGGACCTGCTGGTCTTCGTCGGCACCGTCCCGGGCGACGTCATCACCGACGGCTTCCTGGTCCGGCAGGACTGGGAAAAGAAGAACTTCCTGGTCACCATCGACCCCTCCCTGCGCGGCCGCTCCGGCCCGGTCTCCTGGCAGATCGTGGCCAAACCCGACGTGTTCGTCCGCGACCTGGTCATGATGGACATGCCGGTCAAGGAAGAATGGAAGGCCTGGACCCAGCGCATGCGCACCGAGCAGGAGAAGTTCGCCGCCCTGCCCCCGGCCGAGCCCTCCGCAGGACAGGCCAGGATGGACACCCTGATCGCCAACCTCGTGCCCACCCTGCCCGAGGACGCCGTGATCACCCTCGGCGCCGGCGAGCACACCAACTGGGCCCACCGCTACTTCCCCACCGAGCGCTACGCCTCGATGATCAGCGCCCGCAACGGCTCCATGGGCTACTCCATCCCCTCCGCCGTCGCCGCCTCGCTGGCCCATCCCGGCCGCCGCGTCGTGACCATCGCCGGTGACGGCGAGTTCCTCATGAACGGCCAGGAGCTGGCCACCGCCGCCCAGTACGGCGCCACCCCGCTGGTCGTCGTCATGGACAACCAGGAATACGGCACCATCCGCACCCACCAGGAACGCCACTACCCCCAGCGGATCTCCGGCACCCAGCTGAAGAACCCGGACTTCGCCCTCATGGCGCAGGCCTTCGGCGGCTTCGGCGTCCGCGTCGAGCAGGATGCCGACGTCCCCGCCGCCGTCCAGGCCGCGCTGAAGGCCATCGACGAAGACAAGACCTTCGCCCTGATCCACCTGATCGTGGACCAGCGCGTCAAGGCCTACTAGGCCCGACTTCCACCAACGACGGCGGTGCCTCGATGCGTTCTAGCGCATCGAGGCACCGTCGTCGTCGTTTCCGCCGTTTCGGCGTGTACCGCCTAGGCGAAGTCCGCCGTGGCCGGGTCCGCGCCGATGCGTCCTGCCGCGCCCTTGTCGAGCGCGTCGATGGCGGCGATGTCCTCGTCCTCCAGCACCACGTCGAGTGCTCCGAAGTTCTCGGCGATCCTGGCTGCCGTGACGGTCTTCGGGATCACCACGTTGCCCAGCGCCAGGTGCCAGGCGATGACGACCTGCGCGGCAGTAGCGCCGCGCCGGTCCGCGATGGCGCGCAGCGTCGCATCTTCGAGCAGGCCCTGGCCTTGGCCAAGCGGCGACCAGGCCTGGTGCAGGATACCCTTGTCCGCCTCGAAGGCGCGCAGCTCCGCCTGGTTGAAGTAGGGATGCGTCTCGACCTGGTTGATGACCGGAACGACGCCGGTCTCCGCGATGATTTCCTCAAGGGCGTCCACCGTGAAGTTGGAGACACCGATGCTCTTCACCCGGCCCCGCCGCTGAAGCTCGATGAGCGCCTTCCAGGTGTCCACGTACTTGCCCTGCTTCGGCTGCAGCCAGTGGATCAGGTAGAGGTCGAGGGTTTCCAGGCCCAGCCGCTCCATGGATTCGTCGAAGGCCTGCAGCGTGCTCTCGTAGCCTTGGTCCGCGTTCCAGAGCTTGGTCGTGATGAACAGCTCGCTGCGGTCCAGCCCGGACGAGGCGATAGCCCTTCCCACGCCCTCTTCGTTGCCGTAGATGCGTGCAGTGTCAATATGGCGGTAGCCGGCGCGGAAGGCCTCGCCGACGACCTTCTCAGCCACCTGGTCCTCGACCTGCCAGACGCCGTAACCAAGCTGCGGGATGGTGCGGCCGTCATGGAAGGACAGGAGGGGAGACTCGGTCATGGTTCTCTGCGATGTAGTCACGGGGGCGACAACCGAAGTAGCTTGGAGAATATTTCATCGGCACGTCAGGAGCATCCATTGACTACCCACGGAGAGCATTTCGCCGTCTTCCAGAAACAGCTGCCCGGAGCCATCGCGCCGCCCCTGCGCATCTACCGCGGCCAGCCGGGCCTCCTCGCCGAGCAGTTGGCCGAGGCGCTGGACAACCCGGAGCTGCTGGCCGGCAATTGGGAACTGGTGCACACATTCGCGCGGCCCGCGGTCAATGCGGACGACGCCGTCAGCCAGTTGCGCGACGACACCTCCCTGCGCTGCGAGCCGGGGAACGAGATCGACGCCGGCGCCTGGCAGATCCTTCCCTTGCCGGCCTTCCGGTTTGCCTAGCCGGCCGTGGGCCTGAGGTTCCCGTTTCGGCGGTCCGGCCCTAGGCTTTCGACATGGCCAGATACTTCGACGTACACCCGCAGGACCCCCAGCCCCGCACGATCGGGCAGGTTGTCGAGCTGCTGCGCTCCGGCGGGCTGATCGCCTACCCGACGGACTCCTGCTACGCGCTCGGGGCCCTGCTGGGCAACCGCGAGGCACTGGACCGGATCCGCCTGATCCGGCAGCTCGACAGCAAGCACCACTTCACGCTCGTCTGCAAGGACTTCGCCCAGCTCGGCCAGTTCGTGAACATCGACAACAACGTGTTCCGCAGCATCAAGGCCGCTACCCCGGGCCCCTACACCTTCATCCTGTCGGCAACCAAGGAGGTGCCGCGCCGGATGCTGCACCCGAAAAAGAAGACGGTCGGCGTACGCATCCCCGACCACAAGGTGGTCCATGCCGTGCTGGACGAGCTCGGGGAACCGCTGCTATCCAGCACGCTGCTGCTGCCGGACCAGGAGGATCCGCTCACCCAAGGTTGGGAAATCAAGGAGCGGCTCGAGCACCAGGTGGACGGCGTGGTGGACTCGGGCGACTGCGGCCCCGAGCCGACCACGGTCGTCGACTTCTCGGACGGCTACGCGGAAATCGTGCGGCGCGGCATGGGAGACCCTTCCCCGTTCGAGTAACGGGCTGCTGGGTAACGGGCTGCGAAAAAACATCGTGAAACCGTAACCTTTCACCCTCCCGCCTCGATTAGTCGGGTGTACGGGCACGCCGCGGGCAGAAGCCGTGGCGCCGCCGTCGCCAATGATTGAGGAGATCCATGACCAACCGTTTCCGTACCCTGAGCCTGCCCGCCAAGGGCGCCGCACTGGCAGCCATCATCGCCGTCGGCGGAGCCGGCGCAGCAGTGGCCGCACCGGCCCTGACCAGCGCTCCGGAGAACGTGAGCGCCGTGACTCCGGCCGTCCCCGCCACCCCGGCCGTTTCCGCCGAAGACGCCGAGCAAGCAGTTCCGGCCGTTCCAGCGACCCCCGCGGAGACCGAGGCCAAGGCCAAGACCGACGCGGCCGCCGAGGTTGAGGCCGACGAAGAAGGTGCCGAAGCCGAAGCCGAAGCCGAGGCCGAGGCCAACGCACAGACCGAGGCTGCCGCCGAAGAGGCAGCCGCCGAGGTCGGCGCGGGCGCCGACGTGACCCCGGCCGTTCCCGCGACCCCGGCCATCCCGGGCACCGACGGCGAACCCGCCGTTCCCGCGACCCCGGCCACTCCGGAGCTGCCCGAGTCCGCCAATGCCGACGCCCAGGCGAAGATCGATGCCCGCACCGACGCCGCTGAACTGCGCGCCGGGACCGGCGTGTCCGTCTCCGGCAGCGCCAACGCCGGAAAGTAATTCCGCGTCCGGGCGGGGCGCGGGCCGCTACACTTGATGGCGCCCGCGCCCGCCCGAACAGATGTAAGGACCCAGTCTTGAGCTCAGCTCTTCCCGATGACGTGGTGGCCGCCGCGCAGTCCGGGGACGCTGCTGCCTTCAGCCGGATCTACGCAACCCTGGCGCCCGGGGTCAACGGCTACCTCAAGGTCCGCGGGCTCGAGGACCACGAAGGCGCCGCCCAGGAAGTCTTCCTCACTGTGTTCTCGCGGATCGGCTCGGTCCACGGCGGCTTCCAAGGCCTGCGCACGTTTATCTTTTCCGTGGCGCACGCCCGCTACGTCGACGCCGTTCGCAGGCGCGCCCGCCAGCCGCAGGTTTCCGGCTACGACCCGGACACGGACGTCCGCGCGGTGGATTCGGCGGAGACCGCCGCTCTCGAAGCGCTGGACGCGACCGGCATCGGCCAGCAGCTCAAGCAGCTGAAACCGGAGCAGCAGGAAGTGCTGCTGCTCCGCGTAGTGGCCGACCTGTCGCTGGAGCAGGTCGCCGAAATCATGGGCCGGTCCACCGGCTCGATCAAGCAATTGCAGCGCCGGGCGCTGCTCAAACTCAAATCGATCGTTGAACGGGAGGAGGCCCTGGTATGAACCGTGCAGTGAGCCATAACGACGACGACGTCCGCCACCTGCTGGAGGAAGCCGGCCTGCAGCAGACGGCTCCGCTGGAGGCCTCGCTGATGGCGCTCCGGGCAGCGGGCCACGAACCCATGAAGACCGCCCCCTCCCCCGAGCTGCTGGCCTTCATGGGCCCCGCAGCCGCGCCGGCCACGGGAGTGCCAGCCACGTCCGTCCTGCCGGACCCGGAAGCGCCGGCCACCTCCGTCCTGCCGGTCACGTCCGCTGCCGGGACTGCCGCCGCCCCGAAGTCCTCACCCGAGTCCTCACCCACGGGGCAGGTCATTCCGCTCCGCCGCCGCCGGACAGTGCGCGGTGCGGCGCTGGGCCTGGCCGTCGTGGCCGCCACCGGACTGGGCGTCTCCGGCGTTGCCGCTGCGAGCCCCGAGTTCCGTGCCGCAGCCGGAACCGCGGTGGATCAGGTGGTCGGATTCTTCGACCCGTCGGATGACGGCCGGCAGGCAGGGCCGTCGACCGATGGGAAGACCGGGGAATCGGATGCGCCGCAGCAGCCCGCCGGCGGGAACCCGGGCGACAGCTCGGGTACCGGCGCGGCGGACCGTGGAACCGCAGGTTCCGGCGCAGAGGCGGAGGAAACTTCCGGCGGCAGCCGTTCCGCCGATGAAACCGGCCGAAACTCCGGCTCCGGTTCAGAGTCTGGCTCCGGCAATCCTGCAGAGCCTGCCCCGCTACCGGAGCAGGCAGGCAATGGCGCTGTCAAAGATCCCGGCAGCATTCCGTCCGAGGCCGGCGACGCAACCAAAAAGCTGCTGGAGGATGCCCGCGAGACGCAGCCCTCCGACGTCGTACCTTCGCTCCCCGAAGACGACGTCCTGCCCGCGCCGGGCAAGCCCGACAGCGATGTGAAGGACGTGCCGGCGCTGCCCAAGGACGCACCGCAACCAAACCAGTAGCATTTTCCGCCCCCGCGCTGGTTGAACTGCCTGCCCAGCGGGTACAACTGATGCATGGGGAAAGCCCCTCTGGTCCTCGGACCAATGATGAGGAATGTCGACCAGACCTCGGCGAGCATCTGGGTGGAAACGAGCGAGGCCGCCCGGGTGGTCGTCCGCGCCGAGGCCCGCAGCTGGCAGGCCCGCACCTTCAGTGTGCGGGGGCACCACTACGCCCTGGTGGAAGTCGACGGACTGCAACCCGGCTCATCCATCCCCTACAGCCTGGAAGTCAACGGGCTCCAGGCCTGGCCGGAGCTCGACTCACCTTTCCCGCCGCCCGTCATCCCCACCCTGGCCGCGGGCAGGCAGCTGCGCCTGGCCTTCGGATCCTGCCGCACCAGCACCGACCACGGCAAGTCCGGCAACCGCACCCACGGCGTGGATTCGCTGCGGGCTTTCGCGCTCCGGCTGGCCCGCGAGCCGGAGCACCGGTGGCCGGACCTGCTGCTGTTCCTGGGCGACCAGGTCTACGCGGATTCGACCACCAAGGAGATGCAGAAGTTCATCCGAGCCCGCCGCAACATCAAGGAGCCCCCGGGCAAGGAACTGAAGGACTACGAGGAGTACGCGGAGCTGTACCGGCTGGCCTACTCGGATGAAGCCAACCGCTGGCTCCTCTCCACGGTGCCCAGCGCGATGATCTTCGACGACCATGACGTGCGCGACGACTGGAACGCCTCGCTGAGCTGGAAGCGGAAGATGGAGGCGACGTCCTGGTGGCACGGGCGGATCGTCGCGGGCCTGACCTCCTACTGGGTCTACCAGCACCTGGGCAACCTCTCCCCCGCGGAGCGTGCGACGGACCCGCTCTGGCGGCGGATCGCCGCGTACCAGGCAGGGAACGACGACGGCGGGGACCGCGAGCTGGACCTCACCGAGGACCTCGAAGCCTTCGCCGACCGGGCCGATAAGGAGCCGCGCAGCTACCGCTGGAGCTACTGCCGGGACTTCGGCTCCACCCGGCTGATCGTCGTGGACTCGCGGGCGGCCCGGGAGCTGGCCCCGGAACGCCGGGCGCTGGTGGACGAGGACGAGCTGGCGTGGCTGGACGAACAGCTGCAAGGCGGGTTCCGCCACTTGCTGATCGGCACGTCGCTGCCCTTCCTGCTGCCTCCCGGCCTGCACCATGTCGAGTCCTGGAACGAGGCGATGAGCGAAGGGGCCTGGGGCCCGCTGGCCGGCTGGATCGGCGAACGCCTGCGGCAGGCCATCGACCTGGAGCACTGGGCGGCCTTCCAGAACAGCTTCCGCGAGGTCGCCGGCCTGGTGCAGGAGGTAGCGGACGGTCGGCGCGGCCCCGCTCCCGCGATCATCGCGTTCCTCTCCGGGGACGTGCACTACTCCTACGCCTCCGAGGTGCAGCGCTCCACCGGCAGCCGGATCGTCCAGGCGGTCTGCTCGCCCATCCGCAATCCGCTGCCGCGGCTGATGCGCTCCTTCACTGCGGTCATGTCCTACGGCGTGGCCACTCCCGTCGGTGCGCTGGTGGCCCGCTCCATCAAGGTGCCTGAGCCCCCGTTCATGTGGCGGGGCTTGAAGGGCCCCTGGTTCGACAACAACCTGGCCACACTTGAGGACACCGTAAACGGCCTGGCCATCCGGTGGGAGAAGGGCGAGGCGGACCGTAAGGACCCTGAGCATCCGCGGGTGCGCGAGGTGGCCAGAGTGCTGCTGGAGCCGCGCCAGGCGGCCGCGCCGCCATCCGCGCAGCCGGCCGGGCCGCCATCCGCGCAGCAATCGGCGCGCCGGTCCGACCCGCTGCAGAGCTAGGGGGCCGACGATGGACAGCATCACGGTGCCGCTGGGCGAGGTCGGCGCGGGCATGCTGGCCGAGGCCGGCGGAAAGGCGGTCAACCTCGGCGTCATGCTCGCCGCGGGGCTCCCGGTTCCGGATGGTTTCTGCCTAACGACGGCGGCCTACCGCCAGGTGGCGACGGCGGCGGGGCTCGAGTGGCTGCTCGCCGCGATGGAATCCGCCGCCGGTGAGACGGTGCGGCCGTCGGCGGAACATGGCAGGCCACCCGGGGACGCGGCCACCGCCGCCAGCCTGCAGCATCTGGCCCGGCAGGCGCGCGACCGGCTGGCCGCCGCGCCGGTGCCGGCACGGATCGAACGGGAACTGCGCCGCGCCTACGCCCGGCTCGGCGAGGACGTGCCGGTGGCCGTGCGTTCGTCCGCCACCGCCGAGGACCTGCCCGAGGCGAGCTTCGCGGGCCAGCAGGACACCTTCCTCAACGTCGTCGGCGCGGACGCGCTGCTCGAGGCCGTGCGCGGCTGCTGGGCGTCGCTCTGGACCGAGCGGGCCACGGCCTACCGCTACGCGAACGGGATCGGCCAGCGGAAGGTGCGCCTCGCCGTCGTTGTCCAGCGCATGGTGGACGCCGCCGTTTCCGGGGTCATGTTCACCGCGAACCCGCTCACCGGTACCCGCGGGCAGACCGTGGTGGACGCCAGCCCCGGGCTGGGCGAGGCCGTGGTCTCCGGCGCCGTCAACCCGGACCAGTTTGTCGTGGACACGGCAACCGGCCGGATTGTGGAGCGCAGGGTGGGCGACAAGCTGGTGCAGGTCAGGCCGCTGCCCGGCGGCGGCACGGAGCAGCTGCCCCTGGCCGCCGGGAGCGAACCGAGCCTCACCGACGAGCAGGTGCGCGAGCTCGCGGGGCTCGGCCGCGCCGCGCAGGAGCTCTTCGGGGCGCCCCAGGACCTGGAATGGACGCTCTCCCCCGCCGGCGGCTTCGCGCTGGTCCAGACCCGGCCCATCACCACGCTGTACCCGCTTCCTGAGGCGGACGAGAGCACCCGGGCCTACCTCTGCGCCAGCCTGCTGCAGGGCCTGACGCGGCCGCTGACGCCGATGGGGCTGTGCGCGTTCGAGACCCTCGCCGCGGCCTGGAAGCCGGCGGGCGGCGGGTCAGGACCACCGCCAGCGTTCCGCTACCTCAGCGTCGGCCTGCGGCTCTTTGTGGACATCACCCCGGTGCTGCGCAGCCCCGGGGGCCGGCGGCTGCTCCCGCGCATGATGAAGGGCGCAGACGCCCGGTCCGTCGGCGTGCTCGAGCACCTGATGGAGGATCCGCGTTTCGCCGTGGCCAGGCGCCGCGTGCCGCGCTCCCCCGCCGGGCTGTTCCGGTCCGTCCCCCAGCTGGTGCTGCTGCCGTCCGTGCTGCATGCCTTGTTCCGGCCGGCTGCCGCGCTGCGGCGTTCCCGGGCGGCGGAGCGGGAGTTCGACGCCCGGCTCCGGCTGCCCGAGCCGGCCACCCCCGCGCAGCGGCTGGACTTCGTGGAACAGATGTTCAGCCGGGAGGTCACCGAGAGCCTGCTCCGGCTGCTGCCCCCGCCGGCCGCCGGCTACCTCTGGCTGGGTGTGGCCCGCTGGTTGCTGGGGTCCCTCGTCGAACGCGGCGAAGTGCAGGAGGTGCTGCGCGGGCTGCCGCACAACGTCACGACCGAGATGGACCTCAAGCTCTGGGATGCCGCCGCCGCCATCGGCCGGGACCCCGCCTCCGCGGAGGCCATCCGGTCCGCGGCCCCGGAGGAGCTGGCCCGTGCCTACCGCGAGGGCACCCTTCCGGCGGAGGCGCAGCGCCGGCTCGCGGCCTTCCTGGCCGCGTACGGGCACCGCGCGGTCGCCGAAATCGACATCGGCGTGCCGCGCTGGGCGGAGGATCCGTCGCACATCATCAACGTCATCGCGAACTACCTGCGGCTGGACGATCCCCAGCAGGCGCCGGACCGCCAGTTCGCGCGCGCCGCAGCGCAGGCGGACGCCAAGGTCGCAGACCTGGTCCGGCGGGCCGAGGCGTTCGGTCCGGTGCGCAGCCGGCTCATCGCCTACGGCCTTCGCCGGGCCCGCGCTAGCGCCGGAATGCGCGAGTACCCGAAGTACCGGCTCGTCACGGCCCTCGCCGCCCTGCGCGCGCAACTGCGGAAGGTCGGGGAAGAGCTCGCCGCCGCCGGGTCCGTCGCGGCGGCCGAGGACGTCTTCTTCCTCGACCTCGCCGAGGCTCGGGTGGGCCTGCGCGGCGCGGACCTGCACGGCATCGTGGCCGGTCGCCGCCGCACCTACGCCCGCGAACTGCGCCGCCGGCACATCCCGCGGCTGATCCTCTCCGACGGCACGGACGTGGAGG is a genomic window of Arthrobacter sp. Marseille-P9274 containing:
- a CDS encoding PEP/pyruvate-binding domain-containing protein; the encoded protein is MDSITVPLGEVGAGMLAEAGGKAVNLGVMLAAGLPVPDGFCLTTAAYRQVATAAGLEWLLAAMESAAGETVRPSAEHGRPPGDAATAASLQHLARQARDRLAAAPVPARIERELRRAYARLGEDVPVAVRSSATAEDLPEASFAGQQDTFLNVVGADALLEAVRGCWASLWTERATAYRYANGIGQRKVRLAVVVQRMVDAAVSGVMFTANPLTGTRGQTVVDASPGLGEAVVSGAVNPDQFVVDTATGRIVERRVGDKLVQVRPLPGGGTEQLPLAAGSEPSLTDEQVRELAGLGRAAQELFGAPQDLEWTLSPAGGFALVQTRPITTLYPLPEADESTRAYLCASLLQGLTRPLTPMGLCAFETLAAAWKPAGGGSGPPPAFRYLSVGLRLFVDITPVLRSPGGRRLLPRMMKGADARSVGVLEHLMEDPRFAVARRRVPRSPAGLFRSVPQLVLLPSVLHALFRPAAALRRSRAAEREFDARLRLPEPATPAQRLDFVEQMFSREVTESLLRLLPPPAAGYLWLGVARWLLGSLVERGEVQEVLRGLPHNVTTEMDLKLWDAAAAIGRDPASAEAIRSAAPEELARAYREGTLPAEAQRRLAAFLAAYGHRAVAEIDIGVPRWAEDPSHIINVIANYLRLDDPQQAPDRQFARAAAQADAKVADLVRRAEAFGPVRSRLIAYGLRRARASAGMREYPKYRLVTALAALRAQLRKVGEELAAAGSVAAAEDVFFLDLAEARVGLRGADLHGIVAGRRRTYARELRRRHIPRLILSDGTDVEAALAAAATTTAGDRLPPGTLVGAPASAGTVTGTARVILDPAGARLEPGEILVAPSTDPGWTPLFLTAGALVMEMGGPVSHGAVVAREYGIPAVVGVPDATLRIATGDTITVDGAAGTIVCSARPASS